The following proteins are co-located in the Imtechella halotolerans genome:
- a CDS encoding Na(+)-translocating NADH-quinone reductase subunit A — protein sequence MSNDIRIKKGLTLKLQGEAEKLLSDAPRSQVYSVKPADFHTVTPKMVVKEGEAVKAGDVLFFSKYNDAIKFVSPVSGKVKEIRRGAKRVILDVVIEADATDVYKEHGAKDSSVLSSEEVKQFMLESGLWPFVKQRPYDVVANPNETPKAIFISAYATAPLAADVEFVLKNSKEDFQAGIQAISKLTSGKVHLSIGNDDASFLNEVKGVVLHKVSGPHPAGNVGVQIHHVDPINAGERVWVVSPEDVAIIGRTFKTGKFDATRVVALAGSEVAKPQYYKVKIGAQVSSFVGAIQGNVRVISGDVLTGDKIAEGGFLGYYHNLVTIIPEGKNYRMFGWLPFKDNYIPSMSKTSLAWLSPNKKYRVDTNLNGEERALVVTGEMEKVLPMDVYPMQLLKACMAENIEKMENLGIYEVTPEDFALVDFACTSKIEAQEIIRQGLDLMIKEVG from the coding sequence ATGTCAAACGACATCCGTATTAAAAAAGGCTTGACATTGAAGTTGCAGGGAGAAGCAGAAAAGCTGCTCTCCGATGCACCTAGATCTCAGGTCTATTCTGTGAAACCGGCAGATTTCCACACGGTGACCCCAAAAATGGTAGTAAAAGAAGGTGAGGCAGTGAAGGCAGGAGATGTTTTATTTTTCTCCAAATATAACGATGCCATCAAGTTTGTTTCACCAGTAAGTGGAAAAGTGAAAGAAATACGAAGAGGTGCTAAACGTGTCATTCTAGACGTAGTTATCGAGGCAGATGCTACCGATGTCTACAAAGAGCATGGCGCTAAGGACTCATCAGTATTGTCTTCTGAAGAAGTGAAGCAATTTATGCTTGAATCAGGCCTTTGGCCATTTGTAAAGCAACGTCCTTATGATGTTGTTGCTAATCCTAACGAAACCCCTAAAGCTATTTTTATTTCCGCATATGCAACGGCTCCATTGGCTGCCGATGTTGAGTTTGTGTTGAAAAATAGCAAAGAAGATTTTCAAGCAGGTATTCAGGCAATATCTAAATTGACTTCTGGAAAAGTACACCTTTCAATTGGGAATGATGATGCGTCATTCTTAAATGAAGTGAAAGGGGTGGTGCTTCACAAGGTGTCTGGACCACACCCAGCTGGAAATGTTGGTGTTCAGATACATCACGTAGATCCTATCAATGCAGGTGAACGTGTTTGGGTTGTTTCACCAGAGGATGTCGCTATCATTGGAAGAACATTTAAGACAGGAAAATTTGACGCTACACGTGTTGTGGCTTTGGCAGGTTCTGAAGTGGCAAAACCACAGTATTACAAAGTGAAAATTGGAGCTCAGGTTTCAAGTTTTGTTGGAGCTATTCAAGGTAATGTGCGTGTAATTAGTGGTGATGTACTTACAGGAGATAAAATCGCTGAAGGCGGTTTCTTGGGGTATTATCATAATTTAGTGACCATTATACCTGAAGGCAAAAATTACCGCATGTTCGGTTGGTTGCCTTTTAAAGACAATTATATACCTAGTATGTCTAAAACATCCTTGGCTTGGTTATCTCCTAATAAGAAGTATCGCGTTGATACCAATTTAAACGGTGAGGAAAGAGCTTTGGTTGTTACTGGAGAGATGGAAAAGGTTTTACCTATGGATGTTTATCCGATGCAATTGCTTAAGGCTTGTATGGCGGAAAACATTGAGAAAATGGAGAACCTTGGAATCTATGAGGTGACACCTGAAGATTTTGCATTGGTAGATTTTGCCTGTACTTCAAAAATAGAAGCTCAGGAAATCATCCGCCAAGGTTTAGACTTGATGATTAAAGAAGTTGGTTAA
- a CDS encoding TrkH family potassium uptake protein, with amino-acid sequence MGLLLLFNGGFMLLAALISGVYDDGVTLEISSASLVTLLAGVVLMYFTRNHTRELKKRDGYIIVTFGWICMSFSGMLPYLFTQSIPDITNAFFETMSGYTTTGASILSDIEALPEGVLFWRSLTHWIGGMGIIVLAIAILPLLGIGGMQLFVAEAPGLSADKLHPRITDTAKRLWFIYFGYTIAETILLQLAGMSFFDAINHALATLSTGGFSTKNASVAYWNDDPIIQYIIVLFMFLAGSNFVLSYFAFKGNIQKVIKDDEFRFYFGFVAIFTIIAFLVVYYQADVPVSDYHPMVWGEAESAFRHTLFQVVSVITTTGFVTADFTTWTSFLTIFFFGLMFLGGSAGSTAGGVKVVRHMLMIKNGLLEFKRTLHPNAIIPVRYNTKSLTSEVVFNILGFFILYMLLFIIGALVLGMMGLDFLSAVGGAASSLGNVGPALGSLSPLENFNSLPALGKWWCAFLMLLGRLELFTVLILLTPFFWRKH; translated from the coding sequence ATGGGCTTACTGCTATTGTTTAATGGCGGTTTCATGTTATTGGCTGCACTTATCAGCGGTGTTTATGACGATGGGGTAACCTTGGAAATTTCTTCGGCTTCTCTTGTTACTCTTTTGGCAGGTGTAGTTTTAATGTATTTTACTAGAAACCATACAAGAGAACTAAAAAAACGAGATGGTTATATAATTGTGACCTTTGGGTGGATCTGTATGTCCTTTTCGGGTATGTTACCATATTTGTTTACACAATCTATTCCAGATATTACTAATGCTTTTTTCGAAACAATGTCAGGTTATACCACTACAGGTGCTTCTATTCTCAGTGATATAGAAGCTTTGCCGGAAGGGGTTCTTTTTTGGAGAAGCCTTACACATTGGATAGGTGGAATGGGGATTATTGTTTTGGCAATTGCAATTCTACCTTTATTAGGAATTGGTGGGATGCAGCTTTTTGTGGCTGAAGCGCCTGGTCTAAGTGCTGACAAATTGCATCCACGTATTACGGACACGGCTAAAAGGCTATGGTTTATTTATTTTGGTTATACAATTGCAGAAACTATCTTACTTCAATTGGCAGGTATGTCATTTTTTGATGCAATTAATCATGCGTTGGCAACACTTTCTACTGGTGGTTTTTCCACTAAAAATGCAAGTGTGGCGTACTGGAATGATGACCCAATAATTCAATATATAATCGTATTGTTTATGTTTTTGGCGGGCTCAAATTTTGTATTAAGTTACTTTGCATTCAAAGGAAATATACAAAAAGTTATTAAGGATGATGAATTTCGGTTTTACTTTGGCTTTGTAGCAATTTTTACCATAATTGCTTTTTTAGTAGTGTATTATCAGGCAGATGTTCCTGTTAGTGATTACCATCCTATGGTATGGGGTGAGGCAGAGAGTGCTTTTAGGCATACATTATTTCAAGTGGTTTCTGTTATCACCACTACTGGTTTTGTGACTGCTGATTTTACGACCTGGACAAGTTTCCTTACGATCTTTTTCTTTGGATTAATGTTCTTAGGTGGTTCTGCTGGATCTACAGCGGGTGGAGTTAAGGTGGTCCGTCATATGCTGATGATAAAAAACGGATTATTGGAATTTAAAAGGACCTTACATCCAAATGCTATTATTCCTGTACGATATAATACCAAATCCTTAACGTCAGAAGTTGTTTTTAATATCTTAGGATTTTTCATTCTTTACATGCTTCTTTTTATTATTGGTGCATTGGTATTGGGAATGATGGGACTTGATTTTTTGTCTGCTGTAGGTGGCGCTGCTTCTTCTCTTGGTAATGTGGGTCCTGCTTTAGGTAGCTTGAGTCCATTGGAAAATTTTAATAGTTTGCCAGCACTAGGTAAATGGTGGTGTGCTTTTCTAATGCTATTAGGAAGGTTGGAGCTCTTTACTGTTTTGATATTGCTTACTCCTTTCTTTTGGAGAAAGCATTGA
- a CDS encoding OmpA family protein produces the protein MIAIWETFVKNMILLKSRTASVRNYLIDKMGIDSERLLFQGRGEYEPLIENTTPLFKVQKEESRI, from the coding sequence ATGATTGCAATTTGGGAGACTTTTGTTAAAAATATGATATTGTTAAAATCTAGAACTGCTTCCGTAAGGAATTATTTGATTGATAAAATGGGAATAGATAGTGAAAGACTTTTGTTTCAAGGCAGAGGGGAGTATGAACCTTTAATAGAAAACACTACTCCATTATTCAAGGTACAAAAAGAGGAGAGTAGAATTTGA
- a CDS encoding fatty acid desaturase family protein translates to MELQTVRFSRKDPQAFFKTLNARINDYFKENNIKKTGNWKLYLKTIVMFSLFLTPYFLILTIDMNQWLQLLLTIVIGIGMAGVGMNVMHDGNHGSYSSKEWLNKIMGASIYILAGNVYNWKVQHNVLHHTYTNIHGHDEDLDAGRIIRFTEHAEWRGFHRFQHYYSVFLYGLLTLNWAITTDFKQMRNYLKRKLSYGKYPNPAKEWSVLIITKLIYLSIWIVLPMLILDIAWWKVLIGFFAMHYTAGLILSIVFQLAHVVEETEMPQPSDDGSMKNTWAIHQLFTTANFSTKNRIVNWFTGGLNHQVEHHIFPNISHIHYTNISKIVKQTAREYGLPYNEYKTTRQAIISHFRHLRDLGKKPNFQLQ, encoded by the coding sequence ATGGAATTACAAACCGTTCGGTTTTCAAGAAAAGATCCTCAAGCCTTTTTCAAAACTCTTAATGCTCGCATAAACGATTATTTCAAAGAAAACAATATTAAAAAAACAGGGAACTGGAAATTATATCTTAAGACCATTGTAATGTTCTCTTTATTTCTTACTCCTTATTTTCTAATTCTAACTATTGATATGAATCAATGGTTACAATTACTACTCACAATAGTAATTGGTATTGGTATGGCTGGCGTTGGAATGAATGTCATGCATGATGGTAACCACGGCTCATACTCCTCCAAAGAATGGCTTAATAAAATAATGGGAGCTAGTATCTATATTCTAGCAGGTAATGTATATAACTGGAAGGTTCAGCATAATGTATTACACCACACCTATACCAATATTCATGGACATGATGAGGATCTAGATGCAGGACGTATTATTCGTTTTACTGAACATGCCGAATGGAGAGGATTTCACCGTTTTCAACATTATTATTCCGTATTCTTATACGGACTGTTGACACTTAACTGGGCTATTACTACGGACTTTAAACAAATGCGTAACTATTTAAAACGTAAACTTTCTTACGGGAAATATCCCAATCCAGCTAAAGAATGGAGTGTCCTTATTATTACTAAATTAATTTATCTTTCTATTTGGATAGTGTTACCAATGCTAATTCTTGATATAGCATGGTGGAAAGTACTTATTGGTTTCTTTGCCATGCACTATACTGCCGGATTAATCCTAAGTATTGTTTTCCAACTTGCACACGTTGTAGAAGAAACTGAAATGCCACAACCCTCAGACGATGGTTCAATGAAAAACACTTGGGCAATACACCAATTGTTTACCACAGCAAACTTCTCTACTAAAAATCGTATCGTAAACTGGTTTACAGGAGGATTAAATCACCAGGTTGAACACCATATTTTTCCTAATATTAGCCACATTCACTATACTAATATTTCTAAAATTGTAAAACAAACTGCTAGGGAATATGGTTTACCGTATAATGAATACAAAACAACTCGCCAAGCAATAATATCTCATTTCAGACATTTAAGAGACTTAGGTAAAAAACCTAATTTTCAATTACAATAA
- the apaG gene encoding Co2+/Mg2+ efflux protein ApaG — translation MNTQVTKGIKISVVTSFGGTFFKNYRMHYAFEYLITIENQSKDVVQLTSRHWQIFDALNETEIVDGEGVIGKKPVLKPGESHTYNSGCLLLAPLGAMRGYFNMINFTSTKKFRVYIPTFKLGAPFALN, via the coding sequence ATGAATACACAAGTAACCAAAGGCATAAAAATTTCGGTAGTAACAAGTTTTGGAGGTACTTTCTTCAAGAACTATCGTATGCACTATGCTTTTGAATACCTGATAACTATTGAAAATCAGAGTAAAGATGTAGTTCAACTCACCTCAAGACATTGGCAAATTTTCGATGCACTAAACGAAACTGAAATTGTTGATGGGGAAGGTGTAATTGGAAAGAAGCCTGTTTTAAAACCTGGTGAATCCCACACCTACAATTCAGGCTGCCTCTTACTGGCCCCTTTAGGAGCTATGAGAGGATATTTCAACATGATTAATTTTACCTCTACAAAAAAGTTTAGAGTTTACATACCAACTTTTAAACTTGGAGCACCTTTCGCGCTCAACTAA
- a CDS encoding type IX secretion system plug protein — protein MKAALLLITSSLLINLQLKAQVMTETAAPSHIKTIIFKSDIPGDQFPIIKLGEKIHLEFDDLNANEEDYYYSITHCDYDWKPSQLLKSQFLRGQDMQRITSYSNSFSTLQPYSNYKLTLPNEFTGFKVSGNYILTIHNNFEEVVFSRRFVIYTDQVTVGAEVKRTRDLQYINHKQVVQFKINSKDRPLLNPQREVKVAILQNYHWPTAITNIKPQFTLGKELVYKYDQETSFYAGNEYLNFDNKDVRAASLGVNRIELKTLYHNYLFTNTSRAGSTYTYFPDINGDFAIRTLQGTDPSTESEYAYIHFSLKSTPELIWKDIYVYGKFNNYELSEENRLIYNDQNQAFEKAILLKQGFYNYKYAIKDKETVDYNQIDGNFHNTENHYLILVYYRQFGEQYDSLIGVGSTSSTQITN, from the coding sequence ATGAAAGCAGCTTTATTACTAATAACCAGCTCATTACTTATCAATTTACAACTCAAAGCACAAGTAATGACGGAAACGGCAGCGCCATCCCACATAAAAACCATAATTTTCAAAAGCGATATTCCTGGAGACCAATTCCCAATTATTAAATTAGGCGAGAAAATCCACCTAGAATTTGACGACTTAAACGCAAACGAAGAGGATTATTACTACTCTATTACTCATTGTGATTACGACTGGAAACCATCTCAATTATTAAAATCACAATTCTTAAGAGGGCAAGACATGCAACGAATAACATCCTATAGTAATTCCTTCTCTACCCTCCAACCTTACTCAAATTACAAACTTACACTCCCAAATGAATTTACAGGGTTCAAGGTAAGTGGCAATTATATCCTTACCATACACAACAACTTTGAAGAGGTTGTTTTTTCTAGAAGATTTGTCATATATACTGATCAAGTCACAGTTGGCGCCGAGGTAAAACGCACTCGTGATTTACAATATATAAATCATAAACAAGTAGTTCAGTTTAAAATAAATTCAAAAGATCGCCCCCTATTAAACCCTCAAAGGGAAGTCAAAGTCGCGATTCTACAAAACTATCACTGGCCTACCGCCATTACAAACATTAAACCACAATTCACCCTAGGTAAGGAATTAGTTTATAAATACGACCAGGAAACCTCATTTTATGCAGGAAACGAATACCTAAATTTCGACAATAAAGACGTTCGGGCAGCAAGCTTAGGTGTTAACAGAATTGAATTGAAAACCCTTTATCACAACTATTTGTTCACAAACACTTCTCGAGCAGGAAGTACTTACACCTACTTTCCTGACATTAATGGAGATTTCGCTATACGAACTCTTCAAGGAACAGACCCTTCTACAGAATCCGAATACGCTTATATCCACTTTAGTCTAAAATCAACACCGGAATTAATCTGGAAAGATATTTATGTCTATGGAAAATTCAACAACTATGAACTTTCCGAAGAAAACAGATTAATTTACAACGATCAAAACCAAGCTTTTGAAAAGGCTATCCTCCTTAAACAAGGATTTTACAATTATAAATATGCAATTAAAGACAAAGAAACTGTAGATTACAATCAAATTGACGGAAATTTCCACAACACAGAAAACCACTATCTCATACTTGTCTACTATCGCCAATTTGGAGAACAATATGACAGCTTGATAGGCGTAGGAAGCACAAGCAGTACTCAAATAACCAACTAA
- the rsmG gene encoding 16S rRNA (guanine(527)-N(7))-methyltransferase RsmG, whose amino-acid sequence MHRITDYFPDLTSTQQEQFVQLESLYKEWNSKINVISRKDIDELYTRHVIHSLGIAKVQAFLPGSSVLDVGTGGGFPGIPLAILFPETKFYLIDAIGKKIKVVQEVVNALGLKNVRAEHIRAEKVNEEFDFIVSRAVTTMPDFVKWVRGKVKKDSRHSLKNGILYLKGGDLTEELSAYQTVQLFNLSDYFEDPFFETKKVVYLPMKKV is encoded by the coding sequence ATGCATCGAATTACTGACTATTTTCCTGATTTAACTAGTACACAACAAGAACAATTTGTTCAGTTGGAATCGTTGTATAAGGAGTGGAACTCTAAAATTAATGTGATCTCTCGAAAAGATATCGATGAATTGTATACCCGACATGTAATTCACTCCTTAGGGATTGCAAAAGTTCAAGCCTTTCTACCCGGCAGTTCCGTGTTGGATGTTGGAACTGGTGGCGGGTTTCCAGGAATACCGCTAGCCATTTTATTTCCAGAAACTAAGTTCTACCTAATAGATGCTATTGGAAAAAAGATAAAGGTAGTTCAAGAGGTCGTTAATGCTCTTGGATTAAAAAATGTAAGAGCTGAACATATTAGAGCAGAAAAGGTAAACGAAGAATTTGACTTTATAGTAAGTAGGGCAGTTACAACAATGCCTGATTTCGTAAAATGGGTACGTGGCAAGGTTAAAAAGGATTCAAGGCATTCTTTAAAGAATGGTATATTGTACTTGAAAGGAGGAGATCTTACCGAAGAATTGTCGGCATACCAAACTGTACAACTTTTTAATCTATCTGATTATTTTGAAGACCCATTTTTTGAAACTAAAAAAGTGGTTTATCTTCCAATGAAAAAGGTGTGA
- a CDS encoding pyridoxal phosphate-dependent aminotransferase yields the protein MNHFLSDRINNMATSATLAMAAKTRELKAQGRDIIGLSLGEPDFNVPDFIKEAAIEAIHDNYSSYSPVDGYADLKQAITEKFKRDNNLTYSSNQIVVSTGAKQSLANVALVMINPGDEVILPAPYWVSYSDIVKIAEGVPVEVPTSIDTDFKMTPSQLEAAITPKTKMLWFSSPCNPSGSVYSREELEALAVVLRKHPNIFVVSDEIYEHINFTTSGHVSIAEIDGMYERTITVNGVSKAFAMTGWRIGYIGAPEWIAKACTKMQGQITSGANSIAQRATIAAVKAPVSSIKFMIDEFHKRRDLVLELLGEIEGFKLNVPEGAFYVFPNIEYFFGKTLRGRLINTAADFSMYLLEEANVATVTGEAFGNDNCIRISYAASEVELREAMKRIKESLS from the coding sequence ATGAATCATTTTTTGTCTGACAGAATTAACAACATGGCTACCTCAGCAACTTTAGCTATGGCCGCCAAAACACGAGAACTTAAAGCTCAAGGTCGCGACATTATTGGATTAAGCTTAGGTGAACCAGATTTTAATGTTCCTGATTTTATTAAAGAGGCTGCCATTGAAGCAATTCACGATAATTATAGCAGCTACTCCCCTGTGGATGGATATGCGGACCTAAAACAGGCCATAACTGAGAAATTCAAAAGAGACAATAATCTTACTTACAGTTCAAATCAAATAGTAGTCTCTACGGGTGCAAAACAGTCACTTGCCAACGTAGCTCTTGTAATGATTAATCCTGGAGATGAAGTCATTCTACCTGCACCTTATTGGGTAAGTTACAGTGATATAGTTAAAATAGCAGAAGGTGTACCTGTTGAAGTTCCAACAAGTATTGATACTGATTTTAAAATGACACCATCTCAGTTAGAAGCAGCCATCACTCCAAAAACAAAAATGCTATGGTTCAGTTCACCATGTAACCCTAGTGGTTCAGTATACAGTAGAGAAGAACTTGAGGCACTTGCGGTGGTATTACGTAAACATCCTAATATATTTGTGGTATCTGACGAAATTTATGAACACATCAACTTCACAACTAGTGGTCATGTTAGCATCGCTGAAATTGATGGAATGTATGAACGCACTATTACGGTGAATGGTGTATCTAAAGCATTCGCCATGACTGGCTGGCGTATTGGTTACATAGGGGCCCCAGAATGGATTGCAAAGGCCTGTACTAAAATGCAAGGACAAATCACTAGTGGTGCAAATTCAATCGCTCAACGTGCAACCATTGCAGCGGTGAAAGCCCCTGTAAGCAGTATCAAATTTATGATTGATGAGTTTCACAAACGTAGGGATTTAGTACTTGAACTCTTAGGTGAAATTGAAGGATTTAAATTAAATGTACCAGAAGGAGCCTTTTACGTTTTCCCAAATATTGAATATTTCTTTGGTAAAACATTACGTGGAAGATTAATTAATACAGCTGCAGATTTTTCAATGTATCTATTAGAAGAAGCTAATGTTGCTACGGTAACCGGAGAAGCATTTGGAAACGATAATTGTATTCGCATATCTTACGCTGCTTCAGAGGTAGAACTTCGAGAAGCCATGAAACGTATAAAGGAATCTTTATCATAA
- a CDS encoding DUF3667 domain-containing protein, with translation MNELKKSSYKYRGTSCLNCQHPLDKSDKFCPQCSQLNSSKRHTVLDFIEEFFATFFAYDSKLRKTLSAMILKPGKITRDYLDGKRTTYTNPFRFFLSLTIVYFLLLSLSEDFSTLNRYGNSQENAFNFNDETIEQLSSQVPEEQRGGIVVIDSILNSKERKIAQAKRDSIMLSQPKEYFLKVDSLPFWDRIGKKTNYYTKSIPKNPYDSYEETHKKIDVPMNINNKIAFNVSRSLYRIQSQPGNYINYIISKLPFIIFFFLPIFSFFIWLMYNMKQYYYMDHLIFNFHTLSMLILMLILGLFIDLIFKWSVSLWILFIFLIYLYKAMRKFYGQGRVKTIVKFSILNTIFFILAFTTASFLFILSILFY, from the coding sequence ATGAATGAGCTTAAAAAATCATCTTACAAGTATAGAGGAACCTCATGCTTAAACTGCCAACATCCTCTTGACAAAAGTGATAAGTTTTGCCCACAATGTTCACAACTTAACAGCAGCAAACGTCACACAGTCCTTGATTTTATAGAAGAATTTTTCGCTACCTTTTTTGCCTATGATTCCAAATTGAGAAAAACACTTTCAGCGATGATTCTCAAACCTGGAAAAATCACTCGTGATTACCTAGACGGTAAACGCACAACATACACAAATCCATTTCGATTTTTCCTTAGTCTCACCATAGTATATTTTTTACTTTTAAGCCTTAGCGAGGATTTTTCAACACTAAATCGGTACGGAAACTCACAAGAAAATGCGTTTAACTTTAACGACGAAACTATAGAACAGTTATCCTCCCAGGTCCCAGAAGAACAACGAGGAGGAATTGTAGTAATAGACTCAATACTAAACTCTAAAGAAAGAAAAATAGCTCAAGCAAAACGTGACTCCATAATGCTATCTCAACCTAAAGAATATTTCCTAAAGGTAGATTCTTTACCCTTTTGGGATCGCATTGGAAAAAAAACCAACTATTATACCAAATCAATTCCAAAAAACCCCTACGACTCCTATGAAGAGACACATAAAAAAATAGATGTTCCAATGAATATCAACAACAAAATTGCATTTAATGTCTCGCGTAGTTTATATCGTATACAATCACAACCTGGAAATTACATCAACTATATCATTTCCAAGTTACCTTTTATCATTTTCTTCTTTCTTCCAATTTTTTCATTTTTCATATGGCTCATGTATAATATGAAACAATATTACTACATGGACCATCTCATTTTTAATTTCCATACTCTTTCAATGCTGATTCTTATGCTCATTTTAGGTCTCTTCATCGACTTAATATTCAAGTGGTCGGTTTCTTTGTGGATATTATTCATTTTTTTAATTTATTTGTACAAAGCAATGCGGAAGTTTTATGGGCAAGGGCGTGTTAAAACAATTGTTAAATTCTCTATACTGAATACTATATTTTTTATCTTAGCCTTCACAACTGCGTCATTTCTTTTCATCCTAAGTATTTTATTTTATTAG
- the pruA gene encoding L-glutamate gamma-semialdehyde dehydrogenase has product MGKGFFQIPIAVNEPVKSYAPGTPEREAVLQQYKAYFNSQVEVPLYIGSEEIFTGNTRSMSPPHDHQHVVGVYHLAEKHHIENAITTALEARTKWAAMPWEERASIFLKAAELIAGPYRAKINAATMIAQSKNVHQAEIDSACELIDFLRFNVQYMGDIYSDQPESSEGIWNRVEYRPLEGFVYAVTPFNFTAIAGNLPTSAALMGNVVVWKPSNNQIFSAKVIMDVLKEAGVPDGVINMVYGDAAMITETLLSSPDFAGIHFTGSTDVFNNLWAKIGTNIGSYKTYPRIVGETGGKDFIVAHPSAHAKQVATAISRGAFEYQGQKCSAASRVYLPKSKADEILSFVKTDIESFKMGSPEDPSNFITAVIHQSSFDKLASYIEQAKKDEDATIYAGGNYDKSKGYFIQPTVIVTTNPKYKTMETELFGPIVTVYVYEDDAWEETLKLVDETSIYALTGAVFSQDRYALSVAMKALQNAAGNFYVNDKPTGAVVGQQPFGGARASGTNDKAGSAQNLLRWVSPRLIKETFVTPEDYRYPFLG; this is encoded by the coding sequence ATGGGAAAAGGATTTTTTCAAATTCCGATAGCTGTAAACGAACCTGTAAAATCGTACGCTCCCGGAACCCCAGAAAGAGAGGCAGTTTTGCAACAATACAAAGCCTATTTTAACAGCCAAGTAGAAGTACCTCTATATATAGGTAGTGAAGAAATTTTTACTGGTAATACACGATCGATGTCACCTCCACACGACCACCAACATGTAGTAGGGGTGTATCACCTTGCCGAAAAACACCATATTGAAAACGCTATTACCACTGCCTTGGAAGCTCGTACAAAATGGGCTGCAATGCCATGGGAGGAACGCGCCTCTATATTTTTAAAAGCAGCAGAATTAATTGCCGGCCCTTACCGAGCAAAAATTAACGCTGCTACCATGATCGCTCAATCAAAGAATGTACATCAAGCTGAAATAGATTCTGCCTGTGAATTAATTGACTTTCTACGTTTTAATGTGCAATACATGGGTGATATATATAGTGATCAGCCTGAATCCTCTGAAGGAATTTGGAACCGTGTTGAATATAGACCACTTGAAGGATTTGTCTACGCTGTAACACCTTTTAACTTTACAGCAATCGCTGGAAACCTTCCAACAAGTGCTGCACTAATGGGGAATGTTGTAGTATGGAAACCGAGCAACAACCAAATATTTTCTGCAAAAGTAATTATGGATGTACTTAAAGAAGCTGGCGTTCCTGACGGTGTTATTAATATGGTATATGGTGACGCTGCAATGATCACGGAGACTCTTTTGTCTAGTCCTGATTTTGCTGGAATTCATTTTACCGGATCAACGGATGTTTTCAACAACCTTTGGGCTAAAATTGGAACCAATATTGGTAGTTATAAAACGTATCCACGTATTGTTGGAGAAACTGGTGGAAAAGATTTTATCGTTGCCCACCCTTCTGCACATGCTAAACAAGTTGCTACCGCTATTAGCCGTGGTGCATTCGAGTACCAAGGCCAAAAATGTAGTGCTGCATCAAGAGTATACTTACCAAAATCCAAGGCAGATGAAATTCTATCTTTTGTAAAAACTGACATCGAATCCTTTAAAATGGGTTCACCAGAAGATCCAAGCAATTTCATAACAGCCGTTATTCATCAAAGTTCATTTGACAAACTTGCCTCATACATAGAGCAAGCAAAAAAAGATGAAGATGCTACTATTTATGCCGGTGGAAACTATGACAAATCTAAAGGTTACTTTATTCAACCTACTGTAATTGTTACCACTAATCCGAAGTACAAGACCATGGAAACAGAACTTTTCGGACCAATAGTTACCGTTTATGTATATGAAGACGATGCATGGGAAGAAACCCTTAAATTGGTAGATGAAACTTCTATTTATGCCCTTACAGGTGCCGTTTTCTCTCAAGATCGTTATGCACTTAGCGTTGCCATGAAAGCACTTCAAAATGCGGCTGGTAATTTCTACGTTAATGATAAACCAACAGGTGCTGTTGTAGGCCAACAACCCTTCGGAGGCGCCAGAGCCTCTGGAACTAATGACAAAGCTGGTTCTGCCCAAAACCTTTTAAGATGGGTTTCTCCACGATTAATAAAGGAAACTTTTGTTACTCCTGAAGACTATCGCTATCCATTTTTAGGATAA